The genome window CCATATCTGTCTCTTGTGGGTTGTGTGCTATAATTTTTTCTTGTTCTTCAATTTACTCTTGTAAAGTCTCTGCGAGTTGATTTAAAGGCTCTTTGAGACCAGCATTTGCTTGCAAAACCAATTCCTCTAATTCTTGTTGTCCATGCATATGGGGCCCAAAAAAAAGTGCACTTTTTGCAAAAATAGGCTCTAAAATGTTGTGCCCTCCCACTTTTTCTGTAAAACTGCCTGCAACAATGCTAATATCTGCAATTTGATAAAGTGCATCCAATTTTCCCATCTGATCCACTAAGATGATCTTTTCTTCTGCGAAATTGCCTTTGCTTAACCGTGTGTAGGGCAAAGAGATCAGCATTTCTTCAACCTCATTGAAGCGCTCGGGATGTCTTGGGACAAGAAAAATTCTAATATTTTCGATAGATTTGATAAGATTTTTGAAAATATCAAGTAATAGTTTTTCTTCAGGATCATGCGTTGAGCCCACAACAATGACAAAATCGTCTTTGTTAAGCCCTAGCATTTCGCGATTGAAATTTTTTAACTCATAATTTGTAGGATCGCATTTTAAATTTCCAATCACTTCAATAGGACACTTTATTTTAAGATCCAAAAACCTTTTTTTGTGAGTATCGGATTGGGCTAATATTAAATCCATATGCTTGTACAAAAAACGCGCAAAAAAAGGCATGCGCTTTAATCGCTTGTAGGTTTTTTGAGACATTTTTGCATTCACCACAAAATTGAAACAACCTTGTTTTTTCGTTTCTTGTAAAAATTTGGGCCAAATATCTGTTTCTGCTGTGATAAACAAATTAGGTTTGACTTTTTTGATCACGGATTTGACAACGATACCAAAATCCATAGGAAAAAAGCGGTATTGATCGGCGCTTCTGAGCTCTTTTTGTGCGATTTTATGTCCCGTGACCGTTTGATTGGTGATCACAAAATGCGCGTTTGGATAGGCTTCTTTTAGCTTTTTATAAAGCGCTTTTACCGCTTTTGTCTCCCCTACAGAGACACAATGGAGCCAGATGGTAAAATCGCTTGTTGTGGGAGTAAAGCTAAATCCTAAGCGATCTTTTAGGTGTAGATCGCGTCTCTTTTTTGAAAAGAGACGATGTAAAAACATAAATAAAAGGGCGCAAAAGAAGAAAGCTTGATAAAAGAAATGGATCATAACACAAAATTAATCAGTTTATTTCGAATATAGATCACTTTTTTTATAGGATCTTTTAAGTAACGCTCCTTGATTTGTGTTTTTTTTGCAATAATTTCTTCAAGCTCTTCTTGTGAAAGGTCTTTTTCAAGTTCTAGGGTGCCTCTGTGTCTACCATTGACCTGAATGATATAATGGATGGTGTCTTCTTCCAAATAGGCAACATTTACTTCTGGAAAAGGATGGGTATTGAGATCATGGGGGAATTTTAACTCTTCCCAAAGCTCTTCGGCAATGTGTGGAGCAAAAGGCGCTAAACACTGGATCGCCCACTGGATAACCTCTTTTGGATAGTGATCGAGTTTTGTAAAATCATTTAAAAATTCCATCATTTTCGCAATCGCCGTGTTGAAATGCAGCTCTTCGATATCTTTTGTCACATCATCCACAAGTTTATAACCTAAACGAAGCGCTTCTTTGGAAGCATTTTCACAAATTTTTTCAGAAAGTGCCATATCCCAAAATCGATGTAAAAAACGATAACATCCCAAAATGGCATCCGTATTCCAGGTTTTTTCTTTGTCAAAAGGTGCTATGAAAGATTCGTAAAGACGCACGCTATCTGCACCAAACTCTTCGACCATTTCGTCTGGAGTGATTCCATTGAGCTTTGATTTAGACATTTTTTCGATTAACCGAGTCACTTCCACATTGTCTTTCTTGGAATAAAACTTTCCTTGTTTCTCGATGACTTGTTCAGGTTCGACATACCCCCCGCCCGGTTTTTTGTAAGCAGGCGCCATAACAAGTCCCTGGTAGCGGTACTTTTGAAACGGTTCGATGGTTTTAACAAGCCCACAATCATAGAGTACCTTGTGCCAAAAGCGTGCATAGAGCAAGTGCAAAACGGCATGCTCTTTTCCACCCACATATAGATCCACAGGCATCCAATAATTTTCAATCTCCTCATCCCACGCTTTGTCTTCATTATGAGGATCGCAAAAACGTAAATAGTACCAACAGGATCCTG of Chlamydiota bacterium contains these proteins:
- the waaA gene encoding 3-deoxy-D-manno-octulosonic acid transferase translates to MIHFFYQAFFFCALLFMFLHRLFSKKRRDLHLKDRLGFSFTPTTSDFTIWLHCVSVGETKAVKALYKKLKEAYPNAHFVITNQTVTGHKIAQKELRSADQYRFFPMDFGIVVKSVIKKVKPNLFITAETDIWPKFLQETKKQGCFNFVVNAKMSQKTYKRLKRMPFFARFLYKHMDLILAQSDTHKKRFLDLKIKCPIEVIGNLKCDPTNYELKNFNREMLGLNKDDFVIVVGSTHDPEEKLLLDIFKNLIKSIENIRIFLVPRHPERFNEVEEMLISLPYTRLSKGNFAEEKIILVDQMGKLDALYQIADISIVAGSFTEKVGGHNILEPIFAKSALFFGPHMHGQQELEELVLQANAGLKEPLNQLAETLQE